Within the Acinetobacter radioresistens DSM 6976 = NBRC 102413 = CIP 103788 genome, the region TTAACCACTATAAAGCAGGCGACCAAGTGGATGTGACTGCACCGGTAAGTTTTTGATGTTATGAATATAAAGATTTATATAATGTACTGAAAGTTTCTTTCGGGAAGCTTTCAGGCTAAGATAGTGTCCTATTTCCCTGTTTCCAAAGCTGGCTGGTCATGCAATTAAATAAATTCACTGATTATGCTTTGCGTAGCTTGATGTATATTTCACGTCCAAGAAATACGCCATATACCATTGCAGAAATTGCAGTAGATCTACAGATTTCTCATAATCACCTGGTCAAGATTGTACATTTTATGGGTAAACAGGGCTGGCTGATTACATTACGTGGCAAAGGGGGCGGTATTCAGCTGAATCCGCAGGCACTTGATTCACGTGTAGGTGATATTGTTCGGATACTGCAAGGTGACCAGCCAATTGTAGAATGCAATTCACCGCCTTGTGTGCTTCGTTCAGATTGTGGCCTTAAAGGTATTTTAGATACAGCAGTTGAACAGTTCTATCAGAGTCTGAACCAATATACATTGGGCCAGGTTCTAAATATTCAGCCTGTTCAACCACATCTCTCTACTCA harbors:
- a CDS encoding RrF2 family transcriptional regulator — encoded protein: MQLNKFTDYALRSLMYISRPRNTPYTIAEIAVDLQISHNHLVKIVHFMGKQGWLITLRGKGGGIQLNPQALDSRVGDIVRILQGDQPIVECNSPPCVLRSDCGLKGILDTAVEQFYQSLNQYTLGQVLNIQPVQPHLSTHSAITLLNLS